ATTAGCTGGAGGAAATTATTCATTTGGTGGAGGCTTATCAAACGGTTTAATACCCAATACAATTCCCAATCCGAATTTAACCTGGGAAAAAACACAGTCTTCAGATTTTGGTTTTGAATTAGGTTTATTCAACAGAATTGATTTTACAGCAGATTATTACATCAAAAAAACCAATGATCTTCTTTTGCAGCAGCCAATTCCTTACACAACAGGCTACAATATTATGTGGAAGAATGTTGGTTCGGTTGAAAACAAAGGTTTGGAATTCGAACTAAGTACAAAAAACTTAACGGGAGCATTTAAATGGAATACTTCGGCGAATATTGCCTTCAATAATAATAAAGTTTTACAATTGGGAAGTGATAATGCACCTATTTATACAGGTTTTAGTAGCAGTACCAATATTATTAAAGTAGGGGAAGAGCTCAATTCATTTTATTTATATGAAGCGATTGGGGTACTTTCGACTTCAGATATTAATAATTCAGCAGTTGCCAAAACAACTGGAGCGATTGCAGGAGACGTTAAATACAGAGATTTTAATGGCGACGGTAAAATTGACGAAAATGACCGTCATATTGTCGGAAGTCCTACTCCTGATTATTATTGGGGCTTTACCAATACATTTTCTTACAAAGGTTTTGATCTTTCTGTATTTTTTCAGGGTCAGAAAGGAGGTTATAGCTATGCATTACTGGGACGAGCAATTGACCGTACCGGAATGGGAACTACAACTAACGTGATGGGGAACTGGGCAAATCGTTGGCGTTCTGATGCAGATCCGGGAGACGGAAAAACACCAAGATTAGATGGTACTACGGGAAGCCTTTTAGATACAAGATGGTTGTATGATGCGACTTACATTCAGCTGAAAAATGTGACATTAGGATATAATTTTGAGCAGGAATTAGTAAAAAAATTAAAAATTTCTAATCTAAGAGTGTATGTCAGCTTAGAAAATGTCTGGAGAAAAGATCATTATTACGGTGGCTACAACCCGGAATCTGTACAATCAGACGGTACCGACTACGGAGCTTATCCTAATGCAAAAGTATATATGATGGGCTTAAACTTTAACTTCTAAATTCTTAAAAAATGAAAATCAATTATAAAAAAAATATGTCTTTCTTAAATATGAAATCTCTCACAAAAGCATTGGTATGTGGAACAATGATGTTGGGAATGCTGAGTTGTGAAGACGATTTAAGACTCGAGCCAGAAAATAATATTACCCAAAACTCTTTTTATACCACAGAATTACAGATTCAGCAGGCGTTGTCTGGAGTATATTCTGCGATGATAAATTCCTCATCAAGAGGTGGCTATGATGTTAATTTTTATTTATTGGCATCAGAAGTTCGTTCTAATAATTTTAATGCAATTTCCCAAAACGGAAACAGAGATTATTACGCCATCAATCGTTTTCAGGATACTTCTTCTACAGAAGAAATGGAAATTCTTTGGGAAGATGCTTATCAGCAAATTTCTTACGCCAATATGCTTTTATCAAGAATTGACGCAGTACCTTTTGCAGTTGCGGCAACAAAGGAACAGTATCGATCTGAAGCCCGTTTTTTAAGAGCCTATGCTTATTTTGAGTTGATGCGAAGTTTCGGAAAAGTTCCTTTAATCGATCATCCTGTAAGTCCGGAAGAAGCTGCCACAATTCAAAGAACAGATTTGGCAACGCTTTATAATTTCATTACTTCAGAGATTGAGTCATCTATTGGAGGTTTAAAAAATACCTACGATAATGCAAACAAAGGAAGAATAACAAAGTCAGCGGCTCATGCCATGTTAGGAAGAATTTATCTTACCGGGTCTGGTTATCCGCTCAATAATGGAGCGTATGTTGCCAAAGCAAAAGACCATTTATTTACTGTTATTCAGGGAGAAGGTCAGTTTGTCACCTTTGCGCCTAATTACGCAGATTTATTTAAAAGTGCGAATGATAATAAATACCATATTTTCGAAATTCAACATATCAGTGGCGGTTTGTCGCAAGGTTCTTATTTACCAAGTTATGTTTCACCAAATTTTGGAGTGACTGATCCTTTCTACAATCCGCAAGGAAGTTTGTTTAGTTCTGCGGAATTAGGTGTTTCACAATCATTGATTGATACCTATGAACCAGGAGATTTGAGACTTCCGTTAACAATTAAAACCAGCTTCATTGCGCAAAATGGTCAACCGGATCAGGCTAAATTTTTTGTAAAATTCCGTGAAAAAGGAATCGTTCTAACTAATCGTTACGACTGGCCGATTAATTTCCCGATTATACGTTATGCAGACGTTCTTTTGATGTATGCGGAAATTTTAAATAGTCAGGGAAATACAGCTGCTGCAGTTCCATATTTAAACAAAATTCGTCAGAGAGCAGGTCTTACAGCGGTTTCCACCTCTATTTCTGCGAATGATTTCACGACGGCACTTCGTAAAGAAAGAAGAGTAGAATTTGCGGGTGAAGGTGTTTATTGGCATGATTTGGTTCGTTGGAATACGGCTGTAAATGTTATCAATCAAGCTGCAGCAAGTCTTAATTACAACTTTACGATTACGACTAACGATTATCTGTATCAGATTCCTTTATCTCAAATTCAGGTTGCGGGATATGAACAGAATCCTTAATTTTTTTTAAAGTTGATTGATATTTCTGGAAATGAATGTCAATCAACTTTATCTTCATAAAAATAGAAAATCCCGAAGCAAATTTGCCCCGGGATTTTTCGTTATATATAATTTGATTTAGTGTCTTTTAAATAAGATTTCGTCCATTTTTGACTGCTTTACATAAATCTTCTGAAAACTTACCGGCATATATTGATATAACATATTCCATTGGTGAGTGTCGGTTTGTTTTTTAAAACTTCTGAAAGATCTTACAAAAAGATTCTCAATAATCTGTTTTACGTTTTGTGTTCCGTTTCTGTACAACCAGTCCATCATTTTGATGTTGTGGTTCACAATGTTGATCTTTGATTCCTGTAAAAGGTTTTTTAGGTGATCTACCGTTGTCTGAATAATTCCTGCAAAATTATCTTGTGCTGAAAGTTG
Above is a genomic segment from Chryseobacterium mulctrae containing:
- a CDS encoding RagB/SusD family nutrient uptake outer membrane protein; translation: MKSLTKALVCGTMMLGMLSCEDDLRLEPENNITQNSFYTTELQIQQALSGVYSAMINSSSRGGYDVNFYLLASEVRSNNFNAISQNGNRDYYAINRFQDTSSTEEMEILWEDAYQQISYANMLLSRIDAVPFAVAATKEQYRSEARFLRAYAYFELMRSFGKVPLIDHPVSPEEAATIQRTDLATLYNFITSEIESSIGGLKNTYDNANKGRITKSAAHAMLGRIYLTGSGYPLNNGAYVAKAKDHLFTVIQGEGQFVTFAPNYADLFKSANDNKYHIFEIQHISGGLSQGSYLPSYVSPNFGVTDPFYNPQGSLFSSAELGVSQSLIDTYEPGDLRLPLTIKTSFIAQNGQPDQAKFFVKFREKGIVLTNRYDWPINFPIIRYADVLLMYAEILNSQGNTAAAVPYLNKIRQRAGLTAVSTSISANDFTTALRKERRVEFAGEGVYWHDLVRWNTAVNVINQAAASLNYNFTITTNDYLYQIPLSQIQVAGYEQNP
- a CDS encoding DUF7674 family protein translates to MKNIEKKVINENGAIEHLKVFYPSLQKEIVQLSAQDNFAGIIQTTVDHLKNLLQESKINIVNHNIKMMDWLYRNGTQNVKQIIENLFVRSFRSFKKQTDTHQWNMLYQYMPVSFQKIYVKQSKMDEILFKRH